A window from Peromyscus eremicus chromosome 5, PerEre_H2_v1, whole genome shotgun sequence encodes these proteins:
- the Mmp2 gene encoding 72 kDa type IV collagenase has product MEARVAWGALASPLRVLCVLGCLLSCAIAAPSPIIKFPGDMAPKTDKELAVQYLNTFYGCPKDSCNLFVLKDTLKKMQKFFGLPQTGDLDQNTIETMRKPRCGNPDVANYNFFPRKPKWDKNQITYRILGYTPDLDPETVDDAFARALQVWSDVTPLRFSRIHDGEADIMINFGRWEHGDGYPFDGKDGLLAHAFAPGTGVGGDSHFDDDELWTLGEGQVVRVKYGNADGEYCKFPFLFNGREYNSCTDTGRTDGFLWCSTTYDFEKDGKYGFCPHEALFTMGGNADGQPCKFPFRFQGTSYNSCTTEGRTDGYRWCGTTEDYDRDKKYGFCPETAMSTVGGNSEGAPCVFPFTFLGNKYESCTSAGRSDGKIWCATTANYDDDRKWGFCPDQGYSLFLVAAHEFGHALGLEHSQDPGALMAPIYTYTKNFRLSHDDIKGIQELYGPSPDADTDTGTGPTPTLGPVTPEICKQDIVFDGIAQIRGEIFFFKDRFIWRTVTPRDKPTGPLLVATFWPELPEKIDAVYEAPQEEKAVFFAGNEYWVYSASTLERGYPKPLTSLGLPPDVQRVDAAFNWSKNKKTYIFAGDKFWRYNEVKKKMDPGFPKLIADSWNAIPDNLDAVVDLQGGGHSYFFKGEYYLKLENQSLKSVKFGSIKSDWLGC; this is encoded by the exons ATGGAGGCACGAGTGGCCTGGGGAGCGCTCGCCAGCCCTCTGCGGGTTCTCTGCGTCCTGGGCTGCCTGCTGAGCTGTGCCATCGCCGCGCCATCGCCCATCATCAAGTTCCCCGGCGATATGGCCCCCAAAACAGACAAAGAGTTGGCAGTG CAATACCTGAATACTTTCTACGGCTGCCCCAAGGACAGTTGCAACCTCTTTGTGCTGAAGGACACCCTCAAGAAGATGCAGAAGTTCTTTGGGCTGCCCCAGACAGGTGACCTTGACCAGAACACCATCGAGACCATGCGGAAGCCACGCTGTGGCAACCCTGATGTGGCCAACTACAACTTCTTCCCCCGAAAGCCCAAGTGGGACAAGAACCAGATCACATACAG GATCCTTGGTTACACACCTGACCTGGACCCTGAGACAGTGGATGATGCCTTTGCTCGGGCCTTACAAGTATGGAGTGATGTGACTCCACTACGCTTTTCTCGAATCCATGATGGGGAAGCTGACATCATGATCAACTTTGGCCGCTGGG AACACGGAGATGGATACCCATTTGATGGCAAGGATGGACTCCTGGCACATGCCTTCGCCCCAGGCACTGGTGTTGGGGGAGATTCCCACTTTGATGATGATGAGCTGTGGACCCTGGGGGAAGGGCAAG TGGTCCGCGTAAAGTATGGGAATGCTGACGGCGAGTACTGCAAGTTCCCCTTCCTGTTTAATGGCCGGGAATACAACAGCTGCACGGACACTGGCCGCACCGATGGTTTCCTCTGGTGCTCCACCACCTACGACTTTGAGAAGGATGGCAAGTACGGCTTCTGTCCCCATGAAG CCTTGTTCACCATGGGTGGCAATGCAGATGGACAGCCCTGCAAGTTCCCATTCCGCTTCCAAGGCACTTCCTACAACAGCTGTACCACCGAGGGCCGCACAGACGGCTACCGCTGGTGTGGCACCACTGAGGACTATGACCGAGATAAGAAGTATGGATTCTGCCCAGAGACCG CTATGTCCACTGTGGGTGGAAATTCGGAAGGTGCTCCGTGTGTCTTCCCCTTCACCTTCCTGGGTAACAAATACGAGAGCTGCACCAGCGCCGGCCGCAGTGACGGGAAGATatggtgtgccaccaccgctaaCTATGATGATGACCGCAAATGGGGCTTCTGTCCTGACCAAG GATATAGCCTATTCCTTGTGGCAGCCCATGAGTTTGGCCATGCGTTGGGGCTGGAGCATTCACAGGACCCTGGAGCTCTGATGGCTCCTATCTACACCTATACCAAGAACTTCCGCTTATCCCATGATGACATCAAGGGGATCCAGGAGCTCTACG GGCCCTCCCCTGATGCCGATACTGACACTGGTACtggccccacccctaccctggGACCTGTCACTCCCGAGATCTGCAAACAGGACATTGTTTTTGATGGCATTGCCCAGATTCGTGGTGAGATCTTCTTCTTCAAGGACCG GTTTATTTGGCGGACAGTGACACCACGTGACAAGCCCACAGGGCCCTTGCTGGTGGCCACATTCTGGCCTGAGCTCCCAGAGAAGATCGATGCTGTGTACGAGGCCCCGCAGGAAGAGAAAGCTGTGTTCTTCGCAG GGAATGAGTACTGGGTCTATTCTGCCAGCACCCTGGAGCGAGGGTACCCCAAGCCACTCACCAGCCTGGGGTTGCCCCCTGATGTCCAGCGAGTAGACGCTGCCTTTAACTGGAGTAAGAACAAGAAGACGTATATCTTCGCTGGAGACAAGTTCTGGAG ATATAATGAGGTGAAGAAGAAAATGGATCCTGGCTTCCCTAAGCTCATCGCAGATTCCTGGAATGCCATCCCTGATAACCTGGATGCAGTTGTGGACCTGCAGGGCGGTG gTCACAGCTACTTCTTCAAAGGTGAATATTACCTGAAGTTGGAGAACCAAAGTCTGAAGAGTGTGAAATTCGGAAGCATCAAATCGGACTGGCTGGGCTGCTGA